In the Flavisolibacter tropicus genome, one interval contains:
- the rodA gene encoding rod shape-determining protein RodA, whose protein sequence is MSKSKGSISKGVDVITIWLYILLVGIGLTAIFAVTYKEGDPIISSFFTFKTDYSKQFVFFIVSFIIGIFILVTDSKFFPATANLWYAVGIFLLLLVFPFHSNVKGTESIIRLGGIQFQPAEFCKVCVCLALAKYISLPDMDFSKKRSQLIAAAIALTPALITIAQKETGLALVYFSFFLVMYREGLPPTILIIAFSIAALVIASIVIEPNTLAISLTVIAGLVILLNRRQIRKHKGLLVPIIALWFVCVGIQRFAVPFLFANVLQKHQVERIYSLFGKDNPYSEGPMIANAAGAPKKDNTADYNVRQSKIAIGSGGLLGKGLLQGTQTRYDFVPEQRTDFIFCTIGEGFGFVGTTVLLLVYLLLLFRIIILAERQRSVFSRCYAYGVAAVLFFHIAINVAMTVGLAPVIGIPLPFVSYGGTALLTFTILLFILIRLDADRQMVLR, encoded by the coding sequence ATGAGCAAGAGTAAGGGAAGTATTTCAAAAGGAGTGGATGTTATAACCATCTGGTTGTATATCCTGTTAGTGGGTATCGGGCTGACGGCCATCTTTGCGGTAACGTATAAGGAAGGCGATCCCATCATCTCCAGCTTTTTTACCTTCAAAACTGATTACAGTAAGCAGTTTGTCTTTTTTATCGTTTCGTTTATCATAGGAATCTTCATACTGGTCACCGATAGTAAGTTCTTCCCGGCAACCGCCAACCTCTGGTATGCCGTAGGGATCTTCCTGCTATTGCTGGTGTTTCCATTTCACTCCAATGTAAAGGGAACAGAGTCGATCATCCGTTTGGGAGGTATTCAGTTTCAGCCGGCCGAGTTCTGTAAGGTCTGTGTATGCCTGGCGCTGGCCAAGTACATTTCTCTACCCGATATGGATTTTAGCAAAAAGCGCTCGCAGCTTATTGCAGCAGCTATTGCCCTTACCCCGGCATTGATCACTATCGCGCAAAAAGAAACAGGTCTGGCCCTGGTGTATTTCTCTTTCTTTTTAGTGATGTACCGAGAAGGCTTACCACCTACCATTTTGATCATTGCCTTTTCTATTGCCGCCCTGGTAATTGCTTCCATAGTAATTGAGCCTAATACACTAGCTATTTCGCTTACTGTTATTGCGGGGTTGGTTATCCTGTTGAACAGGCGCCAGATTCGGAAGCATAAAGGTCTTTTGGTGCCCATTATCGCCTTGTGGTTTGTATGTGTAGGTATACAGCGTTTTGCCGTGCCATTCCTGTTTGCCAATGTGTTACAAAAGCACCAGGTGGAGCGTATTTATTCACTGTTCGGTAAAGACAATCCTTATTCAGAAGGCCCAATGATTGCTAACGCTGCCGGAGCTCCCAAAAAAGACAATACCGCCGACTACAATGTGCGACAATCAAAGATTGCCATTGGCTCGGGAGGATTACTGGGTAAAGGTTTGTTACAGGGTACCCAAACCCGCTATGACTTTGTACCCGAGCAGCGTACCGACTTTATCTTTTGTACAATAGGAGAGGGCTTTGGCTTTGTAGGTACTACCGTATTGTTATTGGTCTATCTCTTGCTGCTTTTCCGGATTATTATTCTGGCCGAGCGACAACGAAGTGTGTTCAGTCGATGCTATGCCTATGGTGTAGCCGCCGTTTTATTCTTCCACATTGCCATTAATGTGGCCATGACGGTGGGACTAGCACCCGTAATTGGTATCCCATTACCATTTGTAAGCTATGGCGGTACGGCCTTACTTACGTTTACCATTCTGCTGTTCATCCTGATTCGACTGGATGCAGACCGGCAGATGGTATTGCGATAA
- a CDS encoding MBL fold metallo-hydrolase: MKVIPLSEGSFTIDKTKLFVPFDEQTDVLNERPIGSLLVEIQPFLVITSKDVLLLDAGLGYNTPDGKLQIHENIRAAGYEPGQVTKVLMSHLHKDHAGGVSNSRSRVLNFPNATYYVQKRELDFALAKGLPSFLPEELEPLLNSPQVKFLNDDEGTIDDYITYWHTGAHSPNHQVFWIREEGETIFFGGDDAPQLQQMKVRYKTKYDFDPEKAMHLRKQWWEQGNKEGWQFLFYHDIKHATYKQA, translated from the coding sequence ATGAAAGTGATTCCATTATCCGAGGGCTCATTTACGATAGATAAAACCAAGCTATTTGTGCCCTTTGATGAACAGACAGATGTATTGAATGAGCGCCCCATTGGAAGCTTATTAGTAGAGATCCAGCCTTTCCTGGTTATTACCTCAAAAGATGTGTTGTTGCTAGACGCTGGTTTAGGATATAATACTCCTGATGGCAAATTGCAAATCCATGAAAATATACGCGCTGCAGGCTATGAACCCGGGCAGGTAACTAAAGTATTGATGTCGCATCTGCACAAAGACCATGCAGGTGGTGTCAGCAACTCTAGATCCCGTGTTCTCAACTTCCCGAATGCAACCTATTACGTACAAAAGCGGGAGCTGGATTTCGCCTTGGCAAAAGGCCTACCCTCGTTTTTGCCGGAGGAGCTAGAACCACTACTAAATTCACCACAAGTAAAGTTTTTAAATGATGATGAAGGCACCATTGATGACTATATAACTTACTGGCATACCGGCGCCCATTCACCCAATCACCAGGTGTTTTGGATCAGGGAAGAAGGTGAGACCATCTTCTTTGGTGGTGATGATGCTCCCCAGTTGCAGCAAATGAAAGTGCGTTATAAAACCAAGTACGACTTTGATCCTGAAAAAGCCATGCACCTGCGCAAACAATGGTGGGAGCAGGGCAATAAAGAAGGCTGGCAGTTTTTGTTCTATCACGATATCAAACACGCAACGTACAAGCAGGCATAG
- a CDS encoding tryptophan 2,3-dioxygenase, which yields MSANELKNDTTSQGCPFGASQVSGSGDVHYHDYLQLDKILNAQFPESDKLNASAHDEMLFIIIHQAYELWFKQLHHEADSLVAIMRQPSLNDNSPELQTVVHRLNRMVVILRVLVHQIDILETMTPMDFLDFRDMLRPASGFQSWQFKLLEAKLGLKFEYRHGKEYYTAQLRQEHVDLIKQAETNQSFLQLVNDWLERMPFFDDAEAWKELSPSKTNDIHPFWVAYTNSYSNSLAEAEKNNLEAFHEVMFEHKETHYTLSAKANRAALFIMLYRGYPLLQLPFQLLNNLLEIDEQLSTWRHRHMNMVHRMIGTRIGTGGSSGKDYLKSAADKHYIFKEIAQLTSFLIERRRLPQLPKAIEQKLGFAAPSNSPEGGRTHSTRPA from the coding sequence ATGTCTGCTAATGAATTGAAAAACGACACTACAAGTCAAGGTTGCCCCTTTGGAGCAAGCCAAGTGTCTGGATCAGGTGACGTGCATTACCACGATTATTTACAACTGGACAAAATTCTAAACGCACAGTTTCCTGAAAGCGATAAGCTGAATGCCTCTGCCCATGATGAAATGTTGTTTATCATCATCCATCAGGCCTATGAGCTATGGTTCAAGCAGCTGCATCACGAGGCAGATTCACTGGTTGCTATTATGCGACAGCCTTCGCTGAATGATAACTCACCGGAGTTGCAAACTGTGGTTCACCGCCTGAACCGCATGGTTGTGATCCTGCGTGTGCTGGTACATCAAATTGATATCCTGGAAACCATGACACCTATGGACTTCCTGGACTTCCGCGATATGCTGCGTCCGGCTTCTGGTTTTCAGAGCTGGCAGTTTAAACTGTTGGAAGCCAAACTAGGATTGAAGTTTGAGTACCGCCACGGAAAAGAATACTACACCGCGCAGTTACGCCAGGAACACGTAGACCTGATCAAACAGGCTGAGACCAACCAATCTTTCTTACAATTGGTGAACGACTGGCTGGAGCGTATGCCTTTCTTTGATGATGCAGAAGCATGGAAAGAGCTCTCTCCATCAAAAACCAATGATATTCACCCATTCTGGGTGGCCTATACCAATAGTTACAGCAACAGTCTTGCGGAAGCCGAAAAGAACAACCTGGAAGCATTCCATGAAGTGATGTTTGAGCACAAGGAAACACACTATACGCTTTCTGCTAAAGCTAATCGTGCTGCTTTGTTCATCATGCTGTATCGCGGCTATCCTTTATTACAACTGCCCTTCCAGCTGTTGAATAATCTTTTGGAGATCGACGAGCAACTAAGCACCTGGCGTCACCGCCATATGAATATGGTGCACCGCATGATCGGTACCCGTATTGGAACAGGTGGAAGCAGTGGTAAAGACTACTTAAAATCAGCTGCTGACAAGCACTATATCTTTAAGGAGATTGCGCAGTTAACATCTTTCCTTATTGAAAGAAGAAGACTACCACAATTGCCAAAGGCGATTGAGCAGAAGTTGGGATTTGCAGCCCCCTCCAACTCCCCCGAAGGGGGAAGGACCCATAGCACAAGGCCCGCTTAG
- the purD gene encoding phosphoribosylamine--glycine ligase, whose translation MNILLLGSGGREHALAWKLTQSKFCDQLFIAPGNTGTAQHGTNLSFSVTDFEAIKTTCLERNIELVVIGPEEPLVKGLVNYLKTDPATQHLLIIGPSQEAAQLEGSKAFAKAFMDRHGIPTAAYREFTTENFTDGVEYLHRHTLPIVLKADGLAAGKGVIICQNHVEAVSEFELMIQRAKFGEAGKRVVVEEYLDGIELSVFVLTDGNNYVVLPEAKDYKRVGEGDTGLNTGGMGAVSPVPFADNTFMQKVITKVVEPTVKGLQKDNLDYKGFVFIGLMKVGDEPYVIEYNCRMGDPETEVVMPRLKNDLVELLTATAKGELTNTPIEHDSRFATTIMAVSGGYPNEHKKGLPISGLKEFEQGNDVFVFHAGTKDIDGTIVTNGGRVFCVTALADTVEAAVDNAKTIMDTIDFEDKYYRSDIGYEFIS comes from the coding sequence ATGAATATTTTATTATTAGGCTCGGGCGGACGAGAGCATGCGCTTGCCTGGAAATTGACGCAAAGCAAGTTTTGTGACCAGTTGTTTATAGCACCCGGTAATACCGGCACTGCACAACATGGTACTAACCTTTCTTTTAGCGTTACGGATTTCGAAGCAATCAAAACTACTTGTTTAGAACGCAATATTGAACTTGTTGTGATAGGTCCGGAAGAACCTTTAGTAAAAGGTTTAGTTAATTATTTGAAAACAGACCCTGCCACGCAACATTTGCTGATCATTGGTCCTTCACAGGAAGCCGCCCAACTGGAGGGTAGTAAGGCCTTTGCCAAGGCTTTTATGGACCGCCACGGCATTCCAACTGCCGCCTACCGGGAATTCACAACCGAAAATTTTACGGATGGAGTAGAATACCTGCACCGTCATACCTTACCTATTGTATTAAAAGCAGATGGTCTGGCTGCTGGTAAGGGTGTAATCATCTGCCAGAACCATGTTGAAGCCGTTTCTGAATTTGAGCTGATGATCCAACGCGCCAAATTTGGCGAAGCCGGTAAGCGCGTGGTAGTAGAAGAATATTTAGATGGAATTGAGCTCTCTGTATTTGTATTGACCGACGGCAACAACTATGTAGTGCTGCCCGAAGCAAAAGATTATAAGCGTGTGGGAGAAGGTGATACGGGTCTTAACACCGGTGGCATGGGTGCCGTAAGCCCGGTTCCATTTGCCGACAATACCTTCATGCAAAAGGTGATTACTAAAGTTGTAGAACCTACCGTAAAAGGACTGCAAAAAGATAACCTGGATTATAAAGGCTTCGTCTTCATTGGCTTGATGAAAGTGGGTGATGAACCTTATGTTATTGAATACAACTGCCGCATGGGTGACCCGGAAACAGAAGTAGTAATGCCCCGGTTGAAGAATGACCTGGTAGAACTCTTAACAGCTACTGCTAAAGGAGAACTGACCAACACCCCTATAGAACATGATAGCCGTTTTGCAACCACAATAATGGCTGTAAGCGGTGGATACCCTAATGAACACAAAAAAGGACTACCCATTAGTGGTCTGAAAGAGTTTGAACAGGGCAATGATGTTTTTGTATTTCATGCAGGAACAAAGGATATAGATGGAACCATTGTTACCAATGGTGGTCGCGTATTTTGCGTAACAGCGCTTGCTGATACTGTTGAAGCAGCGGTGGACAATGCTAAGACCATTATGGATACGATAGACTTTGAAGACAAGTATTATAGAAGTGATATTGGGTATGAGTTTATCTCGTGA
- a CDS encoding peptide MFS transporter, protein MNSTILEKDVPQKGHPKGLYVLFATEMWERFNYYGMRAILVLFMTKALLFDKAFASNLYGSYTGLVYLTPLIGGYMADRYWGNKRSIIVGGLIMAIGEFLLFFCGSLYNSSESLSTLLFFSGLGFMIAGNGFFKPNISSLVGQLYPKGDRRIDAAYTIFYMGINVGGAFGPFLCGLVGDTGNPADFKWAFLVAGIGMLISVVVQLLFHNKYVKDPKSGEVLGLTPTTHVNVDETDKGDVLKPVSTPSKATNPFLMAVGLLLFSFLAVGLIYVDAKVFSYLFYLLIASIVLIASIIFTDKKLTSGEKTRVAVIFIVSFFVIFFWSAFEQAGASLTYFAEEQTQRQVGSFTVPASWFQSLNSVFVVAFAPLFAWLWVKMGKREPSSPTKMALGLFLLAVGYLWIGFGVKDVAPGVKVSMIWLTGMYALHTWGELCLSPIGLSMVNKLAPLKFASLLMAVWFTANAFANNLAGKLSALYPEAGKPTVFLGYQMTNMNDFFMLFVGMAGVASIILFLLSKKLQTMMNAK, encoded by the coding sequence ATGAATTCAACTATTCTAGAAAAAGACGTACCCCAGAAAGGTCACCCAAAAGGTTTGTATGTGTTGTTTGCCACAGAGATGTGGGAACGTTTTAACTACTATGGCATGCGCGCCATCCTGGTGCTGTTCATGACCAAAGCATTGTTGTTTGATAAGGCTTTTGCTTCCAACTTATATGGAAGCTATACAGGGCTGGTGTATTTAACACCCTTGATCGGTGGTTACATGGCCGACAGATATTGGGGTAACAAACGCTCCATTATTGTTGGTGGATTGATCATGGCCATCGGAGAATTTTTATTGTTCTTCTGTGGTTCATTATATAATAGCTCGGAATCGTTGTCAACGCTTCTATTCTTTTCCGGCCTAGGCTTTATGATTGCCGGTAATGGATTCTTTAAACCAAATATTTCTTCTTTAGTTGGTCAGTTATATCCTAAAGGAGACAGACGCATTGATGCAGCCTATACCATCTTCTATATGGGTATCAACGTAGGTGGTGCTTTTGGACCTTTCCTTTGCGGTTTGGTAGGTGACACCGGAAACCCAGCTGATTTTAAATGGGCCTTCCTGGTGGCCGGTATTGGTATGTTGATCAGCGTAGTAGTTCAACTACTTTTTCATAACAAATATGTTAAAGATCCAAAATCAGGCGAGGTGCTTGGCTTAACACCTACAACTCATGTAAACGTTGATGAGACTGATAAAGGCGATGTGTTGAAGCCAGTAAGTACTCCAAGCAAAGCAACCAACCCGTTTTTGATGGCGGTTGGGTTGTTATTGTTCTCTTTCCTTGCAGTTGGTTTGATCTATGTAGATGCCAAAGTATTTAGTTACTTATTCTATTTATTGATCGCTTCTATCGTGTTGATTGCTTCGATCATCTTTACCGATAAGAAATTGACAAGCGGTGAGAAAACAAGAGTAGCTGTGATTTTCATCGTATCCTTCTTCGTGATCTTTTTCTGGAGTGCCTTCGAGCAAGCCGGTGCTTCATTGACATACTTTGCCGAAGAGCAAACACAACGCCAGGTAGGTTCATTTACAGTGCCTGCCAGCTGGTTCCAGTCGTTGAATTCCGTTTTTGTTGTGGCTTTTGCCCCTCTATTTGCCTGGTTATGGGTTAAGATGGGAAAAAGAGAGCCGTCTTCGCCTACTAAAATGGCATTAGGTCTGTTCTTGTTAGCAGTAGGTTATCTATGGATTGGCTTTGGTGTAAAAGATGTAGCGCCAGGTGTAAAAGTGAGCATGATCTGGTTAACAGGTATGTACGCTTTGCATACATGGGGTGAACTGTGTTTATCTCCTATTGGTTTATCAATGGTAAACAAACTGGCTCCATTGAAATTTGCTTCTTTACTAATGGCCGTTTGGTTTACAGCTAATGCATTTGCCAATAACCTGGCTGGAAAGCTAAGTGCCTTGTATCCAGAAGCTGGCAAGCCTACCGTTTTCCTTGGTTATCAAATGACCAATATGAATGACTTCTTTATGTTGTTCGTAGGTATGGCAGGTGTTGCTTCTATCATCTTGTTCCTGCTTTCTAAGAAGCTGCAGACGATGATGAATGCTAAATAA
- a CDS encoding peptide MFS transporter has translation MFKKHPKALPFLFFSEMWERFGYYLMVGIFTLYLKDVKAGFSMTEAEAADLYGTFIALVFLTPFLGGLLADRYLGYRKSIIAGGLLMAVGYSLMFVHSLATVYTAMTLVIIGNGFFKPNISTLLGNVYSTPQYEKQKDDGYNIFYMGINIGAFICNFISAALYSAYGWGYAFLSAGIGMFIGVIIFIAGTRHYKAFDIKKEVSENDMPMSKIVMLILVPSIIAGVIGWMIPGSLVGSDSTDAFIFACIPVIYFYASLYFKANAEDKRPVAALLAIFAVVILFWAVFKQNGSALNTWADRYTDRTVTGNTEHAFRFFKQAQPLAYKKDSVALYDEQFRLQKENGVVVKEYNYPTYFRNIPEAERPSDGNEVSLWATNLSQSINPGWVIALTPLIVAFFTWMRRRNREPSTATKIAFGLFISGLSALVMVGAVYASNNGAEKASVLWLICSYGVITIGELLLSPMGLSIVSKLSPVRITSLMMGGWFLSTSIGNKLSGVLATLWDTYDHKANYFWLNFILLMSAAILCFLLLRWLNGIMKEKGVK, from the coding sequence ATGTTTAAGAAACATCCGAAGGCGCTTCCTTTTTTGTTTTTTTCTGAAATGTGGGAACGCTTTGGCTACTACTTGATGGTGGGCATCTTTACGCTTTACCTCAAAGATGTAAAAGCTGGTTTTTCCATGACGGAAGCGGAGGCCGCTGATCTCTATGGAACCTTTATTGCCCTTGTATTCTTAACACCTTTCTTAGGTGGCCTGCTGGCCGATCGTTACCTGGGTTATCGCAAATCCATCATTGCAGGCGGTCTCTTAATGGCAGTAGGTTACAGTCTGATGTTTGTACACAGCCTGGCTACTGTATATACAGCTATGACGCTGGTGATCATTGGTAATGGTTTCTTTAAGCCTAATATCTCCACCTTGTTAGGTAATGTGTATTCTACCCCGCAGTATGAAAAGCAAAAGGATGATGGCTACAATATCTTTTACATGGGTATCAATATTGGCGCCTTCATCTGCAACTTTATCAGTGCCGCCCTATATAGTGCTTATGGTTGGGGCTATGCGTTCTTGTCGGCGGGTATAGGGATGTTTATAGGAGTGATCATCTTTATAGCTGGTACGCGCCACTATAAAGCCTTTGACATAAAGAAAGAGGTGAGTGAGAACGATATGCCGATGTCGAAGATTGTGATGCTCATATTAGTACCATCCATCATTGCCGGTGTTATTGGCTGGATGATTCCAGGTTCTTTGGTTGGATCCGATTCTACGGATGCTTTCATCTTTGCTTGTATACCGGTGATCTATTTTTATGCATCGCTATACTTTAAAGCAAATGCAGAAGATAAGCGCCCGGTTGCAGCCTTGCTGGCCATCTTCGCAGTAGTGATCTTATTCTGGGCCGTGTTCAAACAAAATGGTTCTGCTTTGAATACATGGGCCGACCGCTATACGGATCGCACTGTTACCGGAAACACAGAGCATGCATTTCGTTTCTTTAAACAGGCGCAGCCACTGGCATATAAAAAAGACTCTGTTGCATTATACGATGAGCAGTTTCGTTTGCAAAAAGAAAACGGCGTAGTCGTAAAGGAATATAACTATCCTACTTATTTTCGCAACATTCCGGAAGCAGAACGCCCATCAGATGGTAATGAAGTAAGTTTATGGGCTACCAACTTAAGCCAGTCCATCAACCCTGGTTGGGTAATCGCTTTAACGCCATTGATTGTGGCATTCTTTACCTGGATGCGGCGTCGGAATCGTGAGCCTTCTACGGCTACCAAAATAGCGTTTGGATTATTTATTTCAGGGTTATCAGCTTTAGTAATGGTTGGTGCTGTGTATGCCAGTAACAATGGGGCTGAGAAAGCCAGCGTATTATGGCTGATCTGCAGCTACGGTGTGATTACTATTGGGGAGTTGCTGTTAAGCCCCATGGGATTATCTATTGTGTCCAAGCTTAGCCCGGTTCGTATTACCTCATTGATGATGGGTGGCTGGTTTTTATCAACCTCTATTGGTAATAAACTATCGGGTGTCCTTGCTACGCTTTGGGATACGTATGATCATAAAGCCAACTATTTCTGGTTGAACTTTATCCTCCTCATGTCAGCGGCCATTCTTTGCTTCCTGCTGCTACGTTGGTTAAACGGCATCATGAAGGAAAAAGGGGTGAAATAG
- a CDS encoding peptide MFS transporter, producing the protein MIELKTSAAPVNKLEAPVSRKHPRQLYMLFFAEMWERFSFYGMKALLLAYMVTQLKFDEPKGYAILGSYAALVYTMPMFGGMMADRFLGYRRSVLFGGILMSIGHLVLAIPEDWSFFYGMAFIICGNGFFKPNISSLVGTLYSNNDPRKDSAFSLFYMGINIGAALGGILCGYVGERINWHYGFGLAGIFMILGLIVFAIGKKSLLEKGLPPDEAYLKKPRFAFVTTEHIIYAATLLVIPVIVLLFHQYEVMDYLMFGLGLAAISYILFVAFQLERGAKFKLLAALVMIVSSTLFWAFYEQNAGSLNLFAMRNVDMHFFGFDLPALSVNNFLPPGWVILLSLVFAWLWPWLSKRGKEPSTPLKFALSFILMGVGFLVFYLACSISKSNGLIPLWAFVAGYFFVICGELCISPIGLSMVTKLAPAKIVALMMGIWFFASAIGEFMAGKIGSLMSVPENVVNDPVQSLPYYANILNKIGLGSIGIGVLLICLVPVIRRWMKDVK; encoded by the coding sequence ATGATAGAACTTAAAACATCAGCGGCGCCAGTAAATAAGTTGGAGGCGCCTGTTAGCCGCAAACACCCCCGGCAATTGTATATGCTGTTCTTTGCCGAAATGTGGGAACGATTCTCATTCTACGGAATGAAGGCCTTGTTGTTGGCCTATATGGTTACCCAATTGAAGTTTGATGAACCCAAAGGTTACGCCATTCTGGGTTCCTATGCAGCATTGGTTTACACGATGCCGATGTTTGGCGGTATGATGGCAGACCGCTTTCTGGGTTACCGACGAAGCGTTTTATTTGGAGGCATACTGATGTCGATAGGGCATTTGGTATTAGCCATTCCAGAAGACTGGAGTTTCTTCTATGGCATGGCTTTCATTATCTGTGGTAATGGTTTCTTTAAGCCTAATATTTCCAGCCTTGTTGGTACGCTTTACAGTAATAACGATCCTAGAAAGGATAGTGCCTTTTCACTCTTTTACATGGGCATCAACATAGGTGCTGCGCTTGGTGGGATACTCTGTGGCTATGTAGGTGAGCGCATCAACTGGCATTATGGCTTTGGTCTTGCCGGTATTTTTATGATACTCGGTCTTATTGTATTTGCTATAGGTAAGAAGTCGTTATTGGAAAAAGGTCTGCCTCCAGATGAAGCTTATTTGAAAAAGCCACGGTTTGCTTTTGTAACAACAGAACATATTATTTATGCGGCTACCTTACTGGTAATTCCAGTCATCGTTCTGCTGTTTCATCAATATGAGGTAATGGATTATCTCATGTTTGGATTAGGGTTGGCAGCTATTTCCTATATTTTATTCGTGGCTTTCCAGTTAGAAAGAGGGGCTAAGTTTAAGCTGTTGGCGGCCTTGGTAATGATTGTCTCCTCTACGCTTTTCTGGGCCTTTTATGAGCAGAATGCAGGATCGCTGAACCTCTTTGCTATGCGTAATGTGGACATGCACTTTTTTGGCTTTGATTTGCCCGCTTTATCTGTCAATAACTTTCTGCCGCCAGGCTGGGTGATCCTACTAAGTTTGGTTTTTGCCTGGCTATGGCCATGGTTAAGCAAAAGAGGAAAGGAGCCTTCTACACCTTTGAAGTTTGCGTTGTCTTTCATTTTAATGGGTGTTGGCTTTTTAGTGTTTTACCTGGCTTGTAGCATCAGTAAATCAAATGGCTTGATTCCGCTGTGGGCCTTCGTTGCCGGCTACTTCTTTGTTATCTGTGGTGAGTTGTGCATATCGCCTATCGGTCTTTCCATGGTAACCAAATTAGCACCTGCTAAAATTGTTGCCTTGATGATGGGGATCTGGTTTTTTGCAAGCGCCATTGGTGAATTTATGGCTGGTAAAATTGGCTCCTTAATGAGTGTGCCTGAAAATGTTGTAAACGATCCGGTGCAATCCCTGCCTTATTATGCAAACATTTTGAATAAGATTGGATTGGGTTCAATCGGTATTGGTGTGTTGTTGATTTGCTTAGTGCCCGTAATCCGTAGATGGATGAAGGATGTGAAGTAA
- a CDS encoding DUF1501 domain-containing protein, whose translation MLIKRREFLQVGSLATASFMVPKFLKAFEGKAMVPAGNKVVVVLQLSGGNDGLNTVIPVRNDIYYRSRPRLGVTREKAISLTDEVGLHPALSAFADAYHDGSLGILNNVGYPNPDRSHFRSMDIWHTASQSNEYWNTGWLGRYLDAQCSGCDKPTQALELDDVLSLALKGEQAKALAFKDPKRLFGTSNERFFKEVSKQHSADHHHDEEPVEYLYKTMAETLSSADYIFKQSRLHPTGADYPKTELGTNLKTIASLIYSEINTKVYYVSLGSFDTHVNQEQQQQRLFKEMNDAVAAFIKDLKANNRFNDVLFFTFSEFGRRVAQNASGGTDHGTANNMFFIGGGLKEKGILNALPDLNDLDEGDLKYKVDFKNVYATVLDKWLRADDQKILGKKYEQLKFI comes from the coding sequence ATGTTAATCAAACGACGCGAATTTCTACAGGTAGGATCATTAGCTACGGCTTCATTTATGGTGCCTAAGTTTTTAAAAGCCTTTGAAGGCAAAGCCATGGTGCCGGCTGGCAATAAGGTAGTTGTAGTATTGCAGTTAAGTGGTGGCAATGATGGCTTGAATACAGTTATCCCTGTACGTAATGATATTTATTACCGTTCACGCCCTCGCCTTGGCGTGACGCGCGAGAAAGCCATTAGCCTAACCGATGAAGTAGGTTTGCATCCTGCCCTATCGGCCTTTGCAGATGCCTACCACGATGGTTCCCTAGGCATTTTGAACAATGTAGGTTATCCTAACCCTGACCGTTCACACTTCCGTAGCATGGACATTTGGCATACCGCCAGTCAAAGCAATGAGTACTGGAATACGGGATGGTTGGGGCGCTATTTAGATGCTCAATGTAGTGGCTGTGACAAGCCTACTCAAGCCCTTGAGTTGGACGATGTGCTAAGTCTTGCCTTGAAGGGAGAGCAGGCAAAAGCACTGGCTTTTAAAGACCCCAAGCGCCTGTTTGGTACCAGCAATGAGCGTTTCTTTAAAGAGGTATCCAAACAACACAGTGCAGACCATCATCATGATGAAGAGCCAGTAGAGTATTTGTATAAAACAATGGCCGAAACACTTTCATCTGCAGACTATATTTTTAAGCAGTCCCGTCTGCATCCTACTGGAGCAGATTACCCTAAGACAGAGTTAGGCACAAACTTAAAAACCATTGCTTCTCTGATCTATTCAGAGATCAACACCAAGGTCTATTATGTATCGCTAGGCAGCTTTGATACACACGTTAACCAGGAGCAGCAACAGCAACGTTTATTTAAGGAAATGAATGATGCCGTAGCGGCCTTTATCAAAGACCTGAAGGCCAACAACCGCTTCAATGATGTATTGTTCTTTACCTTTTCAGAGTTTGGTCGCCGTGTAGCGCAAAACGCAAGTGGTGGCACCGATCATGGTACAGCAAACAACATGTTCTTTATTGGTGGCGGACTAAAAGAAAAAGGTATTCTTAATGCCTTGCCTGATTTAAATGATCTGGATGAAGGCGATCTGAAATATAAAGTAGATTTTAAAAACGTATATGCTACGGTGTTAGATAAGTGGTTACGAGCCGATGATCAGAAGATCTTAGGTAAAAAGTATGAGCAGTTGAAGTTTATTTAA